From the genome of Sphingomonas sp. HMP6, one region includes:
- a CDS encoding BTAD domain-containing putative transcriptional regulator: MIFYLLTIAVQVLCVIDVIRNGRNQLWIMALIFLPVASTIAYVVLEVYPRFQGNRHVRGARAVVAAKLDPDKDVRAARVALATADTVANRMRLADALSALGNHGEALPLYREATTLGPVDLRSAEKLARAEFESDDPAAALATLHAAPAASAQSDRDRIGLLRARILDALGRKDEAPELYSDLVTRLSGEEGRVRYAALLIEQGWDKKALGVLEEVEGRMKVMDRMQRAAEAEMYRWAMARLAELRAKG, from the coding sequence ATGATCTTTTACCTCCTCACCATCGCGGTTCAGGTGCTGTGCGTGATCGATGTGATCCGCAACGGGCGTAACCAATTGTGGATCATGGCGCTGATCTTCCTGCCCGTTGCCAGCACGATCGCCTATGTCGTGCTGGAGGTGTATCCGCGCTTCCAAGGCAATCGCCATGTCCGCGGCGCGCGGGCGGTGGTGGCGGCGAAGCTCGATCCAGACAAGGACGTGCGCGCAGCACGCGTCGCGCTCGCCACCGCCGACACCGTCGCCAACCGGATGCGGCTGGCGGACGCGCTGTCGGCGCTGGGGAATCATGGCGAAGCGCTGCCGCTGTACCGCGAGGCGACGACGCTCGGCCCGGTCGATTTGCGCAGCGCTGAGAAACTGGCGCGGGCCGAATTTGAGAGCGATGATCCCGCCGCCGCGCTGGCGACGCTCCACGCCGCGCCCGCCGCGTCGGCGCAAAGCGACCGCGACCGGATCGGCCTGCTCCGTGCGCGCATTTTGGACGCGCTAGGGCGGAAGGACGAGGCGCCGGAGCTTTATTCCGATCTCGTCACGCGCTTGTCGGGTGAGGAGGGGCGCGTGCGCTACGCCGCTTTGCTAATCGAGCAGGGGTGGGACAAAAAGGCGCTTGGCGTGCTCGAAGAGGTCGAGGGGCGGATGAAAGTGATGGACCGCATGCAGCGTGCCGCCGAGGCGGAGATGTATCGCTGGGCGATGGCGCGGCTTGCAGAACTGCGCGCCAAAGGGTGA
- a CDS encoding AmpG family muropeptide MFS transporter, translating into MDGTAASGTGSWLDGVRPYVEKGPVAAFTLGISSGFPIAMIGATLTSRLAQDGLDKKTITAFTLGFLVYNLKPLWAWMVDGVRLPILGALGQRASWLIFSGLLVVAAVANLAFVDPATNLSGTIIAALLVGFAGATFDIVIDAYRIEQLEPYQLGVGSGMAQYGYRIGNVAAASLALFLAARFGWSLAYLSCAGFVMPAILTGLWLGEPERHRDPAARRGVSEMVASIVGPFVEFFKRQGAVIILIFILIHKIGDTLANIVLRLMLNDLGFTNDEIAIYDVGVGFWAYLIGVFIGGVLYARLGLKRAVLISLALMAISNASFALLAATGHSNLGLAGTIGFENMASGIGSVSVIAYFSALCDLRYTAAQFALISAASSVVGRLLTATTAGALVERLGYVNFYWMTTAIAFPGVFLFWWMSRSGIIDRSIGDAGTREVADPDETAA; encoded by the coding sequence ATGGACGGTACGGCTGCAAGCGGCACGGGAAGCTGGTTGGACGGGGTGCGCCCGTATGTCGAAAAAGGTCCGGTTGCCGCCTTCACGCTGGGCATCTCCTCGGGCTTCCCGATTGCGATGATCGGCGCGACGCTGACCAGTCGCCTGGCGCAGGACGGGCTCGACAAGAAGACGATCACCGCCTTCACGCTCGGCTTTCTGGTCTATAATCTGAAGCCGCTGTGGGCATGGATGGTCGATGGCGTGCGCTTGCCGATCCTTGGTGCGTTGGGGCAGCGCGCATCGTGGCTGATCTTTTCCGGGCTGCTGGTGGTGGCGGCGGTCGCCAATCTCGCCTTTGTCGACCCCGCCACCAATTTGTCGGGCACGATCATCGCCGCACTGCTCGTCGGTTTCGCCGGTGCGACCTTCGACATCGTGATCGACGCATACCGCATCGAACAGCTTGAGCCGTATCAGCTCGGTGTCGGATCCGGCATGGCGCAATATGGCTACCGAATCGGCAATGTCGCCGCCGCCTCGCTCGCTTTGTTTCTCGCGGCACGCTTCGGCTGGTCGCTCGCCTATCTTTCCTGCGCAGGCTTCGTGATGCCTGCGATCCTAACCGGCCTGTGGCTCGGCGAGCCCGAGCGGCATCGCGACCCGGCGGCGCGGCGCGGCGTGTCGGAGATGGTTGCGTCGATTGTCGGCCCGTTCGTGGAATTCTTCAAACGGCAGGGTGCGGTGATCATCCTGATCTTCATCCTGATCCACAAGATTGGCGATACCCTCGCCAATATCGTGCTGCGCCTGATGCTCAACGACCTTGGCTTCACCAATGACGAAATCGCGATCTACGATGTCGGCGTCGGATTCTGGGCCTATCTGATCGGCGTGTTCATCGGCGGTGTGCTCTACGCTCGGCTGGGGCTGAAGCGGGCGGTGCTGATCAGCCTGGCGCTGATGGCGATTTCGAATGCCAGCTTCGCGCTGCTCGCGGCGACGGGGCACAGCAATCTCGGCCTGGCGGGTACGATCGGCTTCGAAAACATGGCAAGCGGCATCGGCAGCGTCAGCGTGATCGCGTATTTCTCGGCATTGTGCGACCTGCGCTATACTGCCGCGCAGTTCGCGTTGATCTCGGCGGCGTCGAGCGTGGTCGGGCGGTTGCTGACCGCGACGACGGCAGGGGCGCTGGTCGAGCGGCTCGGCTATGTGAATTTCTACTGGATGACGACCGCGATCGCCTTCCCCGGCGTGTTCCTGTTCTGGTGGATGAGCCGCTCGGGAATCATCGATCGTTCGATCGGCGACGCCGGAACGCGCGAGGTGGCGGACCCGGACGAGACGGCGGCATGA
- the trpA gene encoding tryptophan synthase subunit alpha: MSPRLASAFAKPHPALVTFVTAGDGPTADILDALVEGGADVIELGMPFTDPMADGPAIQAANIRSLLAGTKTADILRIAKAFRHRHPDVPLVLMGYANPMTIRGPEWFAAAAKEAGVDGVICVDIPPEEDPELGPALRAVGIDPIRLATPTTDAARLPTVLDGASGFLYYVSVAGITGLQQAAQTSIDEAVARLKAHTDLPVAVGFGIRTPEQAAQIARVADGVVVGSAIVDLVATHGAAAPAYVRAYIQSLATAIHAATKEAA, from the coding sequence GTGAGTCCCCGCCTAGCCAGCGCCTTCGCCAAGCCCCATCCCGCGCTCGTAACCTTCGTCACCGCGGGTGACGGCCCGACCGCAGACATCCTCGACGCGCTGGTCGAGGGCGGCGCGGACGTGATCGAGCTTGGTATGCCCTTCACCGATCCGATGGCCGATGGCCCCGCGATCCAGGCCGCGAACATCCGCAGCCTCCTCGCGGGTACCAAGACCGCCGACATCCTGCGCATCGCCAAGGCCTTCCGCCACCGCCACCCGGACGTACCGCTGGTGCTGATGGGCTATGCCAACCCGATGACGATCCGCGGCCCCGAATGGTTCGCCGCCGCCGCCAAGGAAGCGGGCGTCGACGGCGTCATCTGCGTCGACATCCCGCCCGAGGAAGACCCCGAACTCGGCCCCGCGCTCCGCGCGGTCGGGATCGACCCGATCCGCCTCGCCACCCCGACCACAGACGCCGCGCGCCTGCCGACCGTGCTCGATGGCGCAAGCGGGTTCCTCTATTACGTCTCGGTCGCGGGCATCACCGGCCTGCAACAGGCCGCGCAAACCTCGATCGACGAGGCCGTCGCGCGCCTGAAAGCGCACACCGACTTGCCCGTCGCGGTCGGCTTCGGCATCCGCACGCCCGAACAGGCGGCGCAGATCGCCCGCGTGGCGGACGGCGTCGTGGTCGGCTCGGCGATCGTCGATCTGGTCGCCACGCACGGCGCCGCTGCACCGGCCTATGTCCGCGCTTATATCCAGTCCCTCGCGACGGCGATCCACGCCGCAACCAAGGAAGCCGCATGA
- a CDS encoding bifunctional folylpolyglutamate synthase/dihydrofolate synthase has translation MPDHAHSSNPAVQAQLDRLWSLSPGADILGLERITVLLDRLGNPHLHLPPVLHVAGTNGKGSTCAFLRSAIEAAGLTCHVYTSPHLVRFNERIRIAGRLIADDALATLLAEVLDHAADLTASFFEITTAAAFLAFSRAPADACIIEVGLGGRLDATNVITAPIATGIAQLGIDHQSFLGDTAEEIAGEKAGIAKPGVTLVTMRYPESVAARVGAVAARADVRVSALDTGWHLTVGDTLTYTDENGVIETPLPALAGPHQPENLGLAIAMLRHQTVLEIPPEAYRTAALATRWPARMQRLHPGPLTALLPPGSQLWLDGGHNPAAAAAIAATLEAIAHPALGRSEVHLVLGMLSNKDPAGLLAPFATLATTLHAVPVPDHEHHAPATLAAMAHDLGIAAHTAPDVATALADITEIADQAEPPIVLVLGSLYLAGEVLAANDEAPE, from the coding sequence ATGCCAGATCACGCGCACTCGAGTAACCCCGCGGTCCAGGCCCAGCTAGACCGCCTCTGGTCGCTCTCTCCCGGCGCGGACATCCTCGGGTTGGAACGCATCACCGTACTGCTCGACCGGCTCGGCAATCCGCATCTCCACCTCCCGCCCGTGCTCCACGTCGCAGGCACCAACGGCAAGGGCTCGACCTGCGCCTTCCTGCGCAGCGCGATCGAGGCGGCGGGGCTGACCTGCCACGTCTACACCAGCCCGCACCTCGTCCGCTTCAACGAGCGCATCCGTATCGCGGGACGCTTGATCGCAGATGACGCGCTCGCCACGCTCCTGGCAGAAGTGCTGGATCACGCCGCCGACCTCACCGCGAGCTTCTTCGAGATCACCACCGCCGCCGCCTTCCTCGCCTTCAGCCGCGCACCGGCGGATGCCTGCATCATCGAGGTCGGTCTAGGCGGCAGGCTCGACGCGACCAACGTCATCACCGCGCCGATCGCAACGGGCATCGCGCAACTCGGCATCGATCATCAAAGCTTCCTCGGCGATACGGCGGAGGAAATTGCGGGCGAGAAAGCCGGGATCGCCAAGCCCGGCGTTACGCTGGTCACGATGCGCTATCCCGAAAGCGTCGCCGCGCGGGTGGGCGCGGTCGCGGCGCGCGCCGATGTCCGCGTCAGTGCGCTCGATACCGGTTGGCACCTGACCGTAGGCGACACGCTCACCTACACCGACGAAAACGGCGTGATCGAAACCCCGCTGCCGGCGCTCGCCGGGCCGCACCAGCCCGAAAACCTCGGGCTCGCCATCGCGATGCTGCGGCACCAAACTGTGCTGGAAATCCCGCCCGAAGCGTACCGTACCGCCGCCCTCGCGACGCGCTGGCCCGCGCGGATGCAGCGGCTTCATCCCGGCCCGCTGACCGCGCTGCTCCCCCCCGGCAGTCAGCTCTGGCTCGACGGTGGCCACAACCCCGCTGCCGCCGCCGCAATTGCCGCGACGCTGGAGGCGATCGCGCATCCGGCGCTGGGGCGCAGCGAAGTGCATCTCGTGCTGGGGATGTTGTCGAACAAGGATCCGGCGGGCCTGCTCGCGCCCTTCGCAACACTGGCGACCACACTCCACGCCGTGCCGGTGCCCGATCACGAGCATCACGCGCCCGCCACGCTAGCGGCGATGGCGCACGACCTCGGCATCGCCGCGCACACCGCGCCGGACGTCGCCACCGCGCTCGCCGACATCACCGAAATCGCCGATCAGGCGGAGCCGCCGATCGTGTTGGTGCTCGGCTCGCTCTATCTTGCGGGTGAGGTGTTGGCGGCGAACGACGAAGCGCCGGAGTGA
- the trpB gene encoding tryptophan synthase subunit beta, translated as MNAPNSFRTQPDDRGHFGAFGGRYVAETLMPLVLELDAAYRDAKADPAFKAQFDDLLEHYVGRPSPLYYAERLTDALRESAPDGKGAEIWFKRDELNHTGAHKINNCIGQILLAIRMGKTRIIAETGAGQHGVATATVCARFGLPCIIYMGAKDIERQAPNVFRMKLLGAEVRPVTSGSHSLKDAMNEGMRDWVANVHDTFYIIGTAAGPHPYPEMVRDFQSVIGKEARAQMLSRINRLPDLLVAAIGGGSNAIGLFHPFLDDGDVMMLGVEAAGRGLDKEHAASLAGGSPGILHGNKTYLLQDEDGQITEAHSISAGLDYPGIGPEHSWLHSIGRVEYTSVTDTEALDAFQLLCRTEGIIPALEPAHAIAAVATRAREMDRDQIILANLCGRGDKDIFTVAEALGVKI; from the coding sequence ATGAACGCTCCAAATTCCTTCCGCACGCAACCCGACGACCGTGGCCATTTCGGCGCATTCGGCGGGCGCTATGTCGCCGAGACGCTGATGCCGCTCGTGCTCGAACTCGACGCCGCCTACCGCGATGCCAAGGCCGATCCAGCATTCAAGGCGCAGTTCGACGATCTGCTCGAACATTATGTCGGCCGCCCCAGCCCGCTGTATTACGCCGAACGCCTGACCGACGCGCTGCGCGAATCCGCCCCCGACGGAAAAGGCGCAGAGATTTGGTTCAAGCGTGACGAGCTGAACCATACCGGCGCGCACAAGATCAACAATTGCATCGGGCAGATCCTGCTCGCGATCCGCATGGGCAAGACGCGCATCATCGCCGAGACCGGCGCAGGCCAGCACGGTGTTGCCACCGCGACCGTCTGCGCGCGCTTCGGCCTGCCCTGCATCATCTACATGGGCGCGAAGGATATCGAGCGGCAGGCGCCGAACGTTTTCCGCATGAAATTGCTCGGCGCCGAAGTCCGCCCCGTCACCAGCGGATCGCATTCGCTCAAGGATGCGATGAACGAGGGCATGCGCGACTGGGTCGCCAATGTGCATGACACGTTCTACATCATCGGCACCGCCGCCGGCCCGCACCCCTATCCTGAAATGGTCCGCGATTTCCAAAGCGTGATCGGCAAGGAAGCGCGCGCGCAGATGCTGTCACGGATCAACCGCCTGCCGGATCTGCTCGTCGCCGCGATCGGTGGCGGGTCGAATGCGATCGGGCTGTTCCACCCCTTCCTTGACGATGGCGACGTGATGATGCTCGGCGTCGAGGCGGCCGGGCGCGGGCTCGACAAGGAACATGCGGCCAGCCTCGCGGGCGGTTCCCCCGGCATCCTGCACGGCAACAAGACGTACCTGCTGCAGGACGAAGACGGCCAAATCACCGAGGCGCATTCGATCTCGGCGGGCTTGGATTATCCCGGCATCGGGCCGGAGCATAGCTGGCTGCATTCGATCGGCCGCGTGGAATATACCAGCGTAACCGACACCGAAGCGCTCGACGCGTTCCAATTGCTGTGCCGGACCGAGGGCATCATCCCCGCTTTGGAACCCGCCCACGCCATCGCGGCGGTGGCGACCCGCGCGCGCGAAATGGACCGCGACCAGATCATCCTCGCCAATTTGTGCGGGCGCGGGGACAAGGACATCTTCACGGTGGCGGAAGCGCTGGGGGTCAAGATATGA
- the accD gene encoding acetyl-CoA carboxylase, carboxyltransferase subunit beta, translated as MTWLTSVRNALAYVVPAKKETPDNLWHKCKGCGQMVFCKELEDNLHVCPHCDHHERIGPLERFEYVFDPGSYAIVPLAKVPDDPLKFRDTKRYADRIKAARLATSEGDALITAIGKIEGRKAVVGVQDFAFMGGSMGLAVGEAFVRGVEAAIRETCPYIIFTAAGGARMQEGILSLMQMPRSTVAIAMLHDAGLPYIVVLTDPTTGGVTASYAMLGDVQIAEPGALIGFAGQRVIEQTIREKLPEGFQRAEYLLEHGMIDMVKHRKDLRATLAKLIDYLCVKQAA; from the coding sequence ATGACCTGGCTCACCAGCGTCCGCAACGCGCTCGCTTACGTCGTCCCCGCCAAGAAAGAGACGCCCGACAACCTCTGGCACAAGTGCAAGGGCTGCGGGCAAATGGTGTTCTGCAAGGAATTGGAGGATAATCTCCACGTCTGCCCGCATTGCGACCATCATGAGCGGATCGGCCCGCTTGAGCGCTTCGAATATGTGTTCGATCCCGGCAGCTATGCGATCGTCCCGCTGGCGAAAGTGCCCGACGACCCGCTCAAATTCCGCGATACCAAGCGTTATGCAGACCGGATCAAGGCCGCGCGCCTTGCGACCTCCGAAGGCGATGCGCTGATCACCGCGATCGGCAAGATCGAGGGGCGGAAAGCCGTCGTCGGCGTGCAGGACTTCGCTTTCATGGGCGGATCGATGGGCCTCGCGGTCGGCGAAGCCTTCGTGCGCGGCGTCGAGGCCGCGATCCGCGAGACCTGCCCCTACATCATCTTCACCGCGGCCGGCGGCGCGCGGATGCAGGAGGGCATCCTCAGCCTGATGCAAATGCCGCGCTCGACGGTGGCGATCGCGATGCTCCACGATGCCGGCCTGCCGTATATCGTCGTGCTGACCGACCCGACGACTGGCGGCGTGACCGCAAGTTATGCCATGCTCGGCGACGTGCAGATCGCGGAGCCCGGCGCGCTGATCGGCTTTGCCGGGCAACGCGTGATCGAACAGACGATCCGCGAGAAACTGCCCGAGGGGTTCCAGCGCGCCGAATATCTGCTCGAACACGGCATGATCGACATGGTGAAGCACCGTAAGGATCTGCGCGCCACCCTGGCGAAGTTGATCGATTATCTGTGCGTTAAGCAGGCCGCATAA
- a CDS encoding DUF6628 family protein, translating into MTTTPAPSPAPSPAQHPSALAASLQGPLPADANARLALFAFRRMGAHGLNDAATSTMLMQAFGGSFRRPLVLMRAMMADLAHAAQCPITIAPCCCARMTGSETTVLTILARAETAPDSARILLGDLIGVRRPDGVLASMTLLAQSFADAGRPISL; encoded by the coding sequence ATGACGACCACACCTGCCCCCTCCCCCGCCCCCTCTCCGGCTCAGCATCCCAGCGCCCTCGCCGCAAGTTTGCAGGGTCCGCTGCCCGCCGACGCCAACGCTCGGCTCGCGTTGTTCGCCTTTCGCCGGATGGGCGCGCACGGGCTGAACGACGCGGCCACCTCGACCATGTTGATGCAGGCGTTCGGCGGTAGCTTCCGCCGCCCGCTGGTGCTGATGCGCGCGATGATGGCCGATCTCGCCCACGCCGCGCAGTGCCCGATCACGATCGCGCCCTGCTGCTGCGCGCGGATGACGGGTTCCGAAACGACGGTCCTGACGATCCTCGCCCGCGCCGAAACCGCTCCCGACAGCGCCCGAATACTCCTCGGCGACCTGATCGGCGTGCGCCGTCCGGACGGCGTGCTGGCGAGCATGACGCTGCTGGCGCAGTCCTTCGCCGACGCGGGTCGCCCGATCAGCCTTTAG